The sequence TGATTCCCTTTCCCCACCCTTTTCCAGTGCCCTTTCCCTGCTTCAATCTTGTTATTGTCTTCAAACACACGCTCTTTCAGATCAAAGTAAAAGTACTTTGTCTCCAGAAACACCTTTCCACCTGAAAAACAAATATATCATTTCCAATAATTAAATCGGAAAAAGAGAccacaaaagtaaaaaaaattcattcaagGACATAACAGGTTTAAGGGCTCAAGAAAGGACTAACGgtaataaaaaattaagaaaatgttGATCacgtaatttctttttttttttaatttttaatgagtgTGAAAATACTGATTAACGAGGTAACCATAAACAACACTGTCATAGAAGATTtaatattgaaataaataaatacataaagaANNNNNNNNNNNNNNNNNNNNNNNNNNNNNNNNNNNNNNNNNNNNNNNNNNNNNNNNNNNNNNNNNNNNNNNNNNNNNNNNNNNNNNNNNNCCTGAAGGGAGATTCTTGGGCTCAGTGTTGAAGACATCGAAGACAGGAACAACATCAAAATCCAATGTTTTTGAAAGGGCCTTGTTTTTGAGGTAGCAAGAGACAAAAACCTCGTCAGAGGGGCAGAATCTGTAGCCAACGGGCAATCTAAGAGAAGCATAAGAGGAGTTTGTGGCCAACCTGTTATCCatctcaaagaagaagaagaagaagaaggggggttTGAGTGGAACTCCCCtttggaagaagaagagagagggaTTTGTAGGATGAGACAAAGAGCAGTGTTGTTTTGTGTGTGAGGACAGAGAAAAGTGGGTGTGGGTTAATTTATAGATACAAGACATGCAGTGCTATCAAAGAGAGGttacagagagagaaagaggcaaaagtggaaggatcATAACTCCAATTATGACCCAGCAATATCCTTAATTCCTTGTTTGACTTTCTAAGGGACCTTTTAtctgcttttaattttattctctctctcttctattatGATTTATTGGCTTATAGCACTGGGGACTCCTACACGCTCATTAGTTAATTATTAATCATTTAAAATaggataaagtattaaattggtctctTACGTTGAACGTAATCTTAATCtggtctttaaaatttaaaatgtctTATTCTTTTTAgtgatttaaaagaaaataaacaacaactaaaaaaaaaaataaataaataagaaactaCTTAAGAAAGACAGTCCTACTAaatactactctcaaactccttccaaggcaatgAAAGCTCTATTGGGGAGAAAGAATTCTCATTGCAGTCTTTGTCATGATAtctgctactgtatttgcatctctcaagatcaactGGAGATCAACACGCCATTTTCAAGACATGATATCTCGAATTTTTAATACCAAATAATAAATAAACTCAGAGCAATcctgtaaattattgacaatagtaaaaacctccacacagtctgtctcacaAATAATGTCTCTTTGTCTCGAGtcccatgctaaaagaaagcctctccaaataacaaacaactctccttgcaaaatactacgactctcaattgttcTCAGACAGTCTCGTTGccaccttcccttccaatctctgctaacacaagcaaaaccaactcgaACACCATTGCCAGGATAGATGGCATCACAATTAATTTTAAAGGTACCCACTGAGGGGAGAATTCAAGAGCCACTAATGGTGGATGGGATAGACAGTCattgcaactcaaaaatatttcggAACTCCTTTTCCAAGGACAAAGTCATACCAATCACCTTGTCTGTGATCCAATGCTCGTGAGGATGAAAAATCTCGTTATTCCTCGAACACCAAATCTACCagagaccagaaaagaatctaaagggACGCTGTTTGCTATTATGTAAGAACCAACTCATTAAATACACTGGTTGATCGGAGATCCCTAAAGCTTGCCAAACTAGTTGGGCTTTtagacaatcccgaatacaatgtaaaaccgattcttTGTGCTTTTCCGAAACATGTTGACGCCAAAACCAAAGCCAATTACCCCTATcctcccaactaaacatcttcttACTAAGTCACAAATAACCACTACGAGCATCATAAACCTTTGAAGCCGACCAGTCTAACACCAACCGACCTCTGAACCAGCTTGAACATCCGGGTTATAGAGTTAATGTTGCTCTGCAGAGACTGATTCAGAGGAGAATATATATTCTCAAGGTTCCACTGTCCAGATGACCAAAAGGTCCAAGATCCTGAGATCCGAATcaaaaatgtgaacataatccatctcctgATACAGTCgcccctctcttctccatttagaaaaccaaaatttaaaat is a genomic window of Arachis ipaensis cultivar K30076 chromosome B06, Araip1.1, whole genome shotgun sequence containing:
- the LOC107604830 gene encoding NAC domain-containing protein 83, whose protein sequence is MSCIYKLTHTHFSLSSHTKQHCSLSHPTNPSLFFFQRGVPLKPPFFFFFFFEMDNRLATNSSYASLRLPVGYRFCPSDEVFVSCYLKNKALSKTLDFDVVPVFDVFNTEPKNLPSGGKVFLETKYFYFDLKERVFEDNNKIEAGKGHWKRVGKGNQELLNNNNKLIGFKTKFVFWRKKNRTQFLKTKWVMFEFRVFLNPSQIMSSWAGYKIYLKKDKRRNKKAKFSCEESSDDEEEEAERASEVNFPDEISGINTGPPSPTSSNESSVTS